GGGCAAGATCGCCAGCGTGTTCAGCGACATCCACGACATGTACGGCGGCGACCGCGCGCGCCAGGATCGTTTCGACGCCTTCGCGGTCAAGCGGCTGCAGCCTGTATTCCAGCAGGTCGGCTGGGCGCCGCGCGCCGGCGAGAACGCCACGATCGCCAACCTGCGCGAAAAACTGGTGTCCATCCTGTCCAAGCTGAACGACCAGGCCACCGTTGCGGAAGCGCGCCGCCTGTACGTCCAGGCCGGCGACAGTCCCCTTCGCAAGGTACTCATGTCCGTCGTCGCGCAGCACGCCGACAACGCCGCGTGGGACGCGCTGCATGGCGAAGCCGGGCGCGAGAAGTCGCCTATGATCAAGGACCAGCTGTACCGCTTGCTGGCAGGGTCCGCCGACGAGGGCCTGGCGCGCCGCGCCCTGGATCTGGCGATGACCGAGGAACCTGGCCTGACCAACAGCGCGGCGATGCTGGCGCAGGTGGCCGGCGAGCACCCCGAACTGGCGTTCGACTACGCGCTGGCGCACCTGGACAAGGTAAACGAGCGCATCGACGCGAGCTCGCGCAGCCGCTACATTCCGCGCCTGGCCGCCGGCTCGGCCGACCCGGCGACGATCGCCAAGCTGGAGGCGTACGCCAGCGCCAACCTGGCGCCGGGTTCGCGCCGCGATGCCGAGACCGCGGTCGCCAGCATCAAGGACCGCATCAAGGCGCGCAGCGAACGCTTGCCGGAGATCGACGCATGGCTGGCCGCGCACGCCAGGTAAGCGCGCTGCTCGCGCTGGCCGGCGCGCTGGCCGGCTGCGCGCGCGTGGCCCCGCCGGCACCGCCCTCGCCGCAGCTTGACGCGTTCGCCTGGTACCGCCAGGCCGGCGGCAAGGTGCTGGCCATCGATCCGGCCCAATCGCTGATCGCCGTCACCGTGCGGCGCGGCGGCCCGTTCGCCCGGTTCGGCCACGACCACGTCGTCGCCAGCCGCACCGTGACCGGCTTCGCGGCGCCGGACCAGGGACGCGCCGACTTCAGCTTCCGGCTCGACCAGATGAGCGTCGACGAGGCGCAGTTGCGGCGCGAGGCCGGCTTCGGCGCGCCGCCGCCGGACGACGCCATCGCCGGCACGCGCGCCAACATGCTCGGGCGCGTGCTCGACGCCGAGCGTTTTCCGGTGGTGTCGCTGCACGCCGAGCGGCGCGCCGGCCAGCCGGTCCAGCTGACCGTCACGCTGCATGGCGTGAGCCGCACCGTGGCCGTGGAGCCGCACATCGACGAATCGGCCGGCGGCCTCACCGCCAGCGGCACGCTGCAGCTGCGCCAGAGCGATTTCGGCATCACGCCGATGTCGGTGCTGGGGGGCGCGATGACGGTGATGGATACGATGGAGCTGCGCTACCGGATCGTGGCGCGGCCGCGCTGACCCTGGCGCCGCGGGCAGCGATCCAGGCATCGATCTTCGCCGCGCTGCCCGCCGGCAGGTGCAGTCCCAGCTTGGAACGCCGCCAAAGGATGTCGGCCGCGCTGCGCGCCCATTCGTGGGTGATCAGGTAGTCGGCTTCGGCCGGATACAGCCCCGGCACGATCTCGGGACCGAGGTCCGACAGCGTGCGGCAGCCTTCCAGCAGCACGGTGATGCGGGCGCCGTACGCGCGCGCATAGCGCCGCACCAGCGCCGGCGAGAGCCAGCGGTAGCGTTGCTGCATTGCCGCCGCCCATTGGTCGAATTCGAGCACGCTGCGAT
This window of the Massilia sp. R2A-15 genome carries:
- a CDS encoding YceI family protein, translating into MAGRARQVSALLALAGALAGCARVAPPAPPSPQLDAFAWYRQAGGKVLAIDPAQSLIAVTVRRGGPFARFGHDHVVASRTVTGFAAPDQGRADFSFRLDQMSVDEAQLRREAGFGAPPPDDAIAGTRANMLGRVLDAERFPVVSLHAERRAGQPVQLTVTLHGVSRTVAVEPHIDESAGGLTASGTLQLRQSDFGITPMSVLGGAMTVMDTMELRYRIVARPR